The following are from one region of the Salinirussus salinus genome:
- a CDS encoding uroporphyrinogen-III synthase, giving the protein MTDDPFPSSPSAPTVAVFRPDDERTDRAAALLERLGADPLPDPMLEVDPTGAVPREDADFTVLTSKTGVELAAEAGWEPGGAVCAIGEATADALEAAGYAVDVLPETYSSTGLVDRLAGEVDGARVEVARSDHGAQVLLDGLEEAGAYVHETVLYRLTRPDGAGESAERAAAGEVDAALFTSSLTVEHFLAAAEERGVREAAVAGLEGAVVAAIGRPTAETAAAAGIDVDLVPGEADFETLARETVAALE; this is encoded by the coding sequence GTGACTGACGACCCTTTCCCCTCCAGCCCGTCCGCCCCGACCGTCGCGGTCTTCCGGCCGGACGACGAGCGCACCGACCGCGCGGCCGCGCTGCTGGAGCGACTCGGCGCCGACCCCCTTCCCGACCCCATGCTCGAGGTCGACCCGACGGGCGCGGTCCCCCGGGAGGACGCCGACTTCACCGTTCTGACGAGCAAGACCGGCGTCGAACTCGCCGCCGAGGCCGGCTGGGAGCCCGGCGGCGCGGTCTGTGCCATCGGCGAGGCCACCGCCGACGCGCTCGAGGCGGCGGGGTACGCCGTGGACGTCCTCCCCGAGACCTACTCCTCGACGGGACTGGTCGACCGGCTGGCCGGCGAGGTCGACGGCGCCCGGGTCGAGGTGGCCCGCTCTGACCACGGCGCGCAGGTGTTACTGGACGGGCTCGAGGAGGCGGGCGCGTACGTCCACGAGACGGTCCTCTACCGGCTCACCCGACCCGACGGAGCCGGAGAGAGCGCCGAGCGGGCCGCCGCCGGCGAGGTCGACGCCGCCCTCTTTACCTCGTCGCTGACCGTCGAGCACTTCCTGGCCGCCGCCGAGGAGCGCGGCGTCCGGGAGGCCGCGGTCGCGGGACTCGAGGGCGCCGTCGTCGCCGCGATCGGTCGGCCGACCGCCGAGACCGCCGCGGCGGCGGGTATCGACGTCGACCTCGTCCCGGGGGAGGCCGACTTCGAGACGCTCGCCCGGGAGACGGTCGCGGCCCTGGAGTGA
- a CDS encoding ABC transporter permease, translating to MSTLDESPLLGRVRETRAGRLVFPTTERGRKRRRIAALAVPFFALATFGAFIPLVKMFRISVAEQFLYEVQGWSLGPYRRLFASIAAFIPVVGTDLSAAIAVGGEAVNPVYGETIWNSLWFGAVTTVASVAVGIALAHGLEKYDLPRKGLLVTLISFPISLPGIVAAFMMIVLFGQTGLLTNFFAVLSGAQPVDLQLTGQPSGTTLAVLGLFFGYIYSMIPRATLLLRGTYAEVNTDAEEAARALGATPLQTFRYVTLPQIRPGIVGALILTFRTALAIFGTVLVLKSLSVVTFRFDQLVKVGYELNIASALAAVFFLFTVLFTFLSLRYTSAEVAR from the coding sequence ATGTCCACGCTCGACGAGTCGCCCCTGCTCGGGCGCGTCCGGGAGACCCGCGCCGGCCGGCTGGTCTTCCCGACGACCGAGCGGGGACGCAAACGCCGCCGGATCGCCGCGCTGGCGGTACCGTTTTTCGCGCTCGCGACCTTCGGCGCCTTCATTCCGCTGGTGAAGATGTTCCGGATCAGCGTCGCCGAGCAGTTCCTCTACGAGGTCCAGGGGTGGAGCCTCGGCCCCTACCGGCGGCTGTTCGCCTCCATCGCTGCCTTCATCCCGGTCGTGGGGACGGACCTCTCGGCGGCCATCGCGGTCGGCGGGGAGGCGGTCAACCCGGTCTACGGGGAGACGATCTGGAACTCGCTGTGGTTCGGTGCCGTCACCACGGTCGCGAGCGTGGCGGTCGGTATCGCGCTGGCGCACGGACTCGAGAAGTACGACCTCCCCCGGAAGGGGCTGCTCGTGACGCTGATCTCCTTCCCGATCAGCCTGCCGGGGATCGTCGCTGCGTTCATGATGATCGTCCTGTTCGGCCAGACGGGCCTGCTCACCAACTTCTTCGCCGTGCTGAGCGGGGCCCAGCCGGTCGACCTCCAGCTCACCGGCCAGCCCTCCGGGACGACGCTGGCCGTCCTCGGGCTCTTTTTCGGTTACATCTACTCGATGATCCCCCGGGCGACACTGCTGTTGCGCGGGACTTACGCCGAGGTCAACACCGACGCCGAGGAGGCCGCCCGGGCGCTGGGGGCGACCCCGCTGCAGACGTTCCGCTACGTCACGCTCCCGCAGATCCGCCCGGGGATCGTCGGCGCGCTGATCCTCACCTTCCGGACGGCGCTCGCGATCTTCGGGACCGTCCTCGTCTTGAAGTCGCTGTCGGTGGTCACCTTCCGGTTTGACCAGCTCGTCAAGGTCGGCTACGAGCTGAACATCGCCTCGGCGCTTGCGGCCGTGTTCTTCCTCTTTACCGTCCTCTTTACCTTCCTGAGCCTGCGCTACACCAGCGCGGAGGTGGCCCGATGA
- a CDS encoding ABC transporter permease yields MSTPDADGAVTGAVPDREPGRLGRLSARYGRALVTALILVTVVFLIGPVLVTFVASFFQNWTGLFPSGGLTLQNWAQALGIADTVGAARGLGGFWTFVAPDVLFVLQLPLLPDLTLYFPFDFYIQTPIPMALGFSVLLALLGVLINLLVGVPVAYAVTRYDFRGRRLMNTFAVLPIVPGIILGIAFLKTYPGLPSVIALVLGYSLLKIPYMVLAVQSSFESMDLRQMEESARSLGASWTTTFLRVIVPGAKQGIISGSIICWTLAAAEFNFSYVVYSSGPRPFSLFLFENISNNPFLRAAAAISIYFVIVAAVTALLNYVGENGFSVGGVR; encoded by the coding sequence ATGAGCACGCCCGACGCCGACGGGGCGGTCACGGGCGCGGTCCCCGACCGCGAGCCGGGCCGGCTGGGCCGGCTGTCGGCACGCTACGGCCGCGCGCTGGTCACGGCGCTGATCCTGGTCACCGTCGTCTTCCTCATCGGGCCGGTGCTCGTGACCTTCGTCGCCTCTTTCTTCCAGAACTGGACCGGACTGTTCCCCAGCGGCGGACTTACCCTCCAGAACTGGGCGCAGGCGCTCGGCATCGCCGACACCGTCGGCGCCGCCCGGGGGCTGGGCGGGTTCTGGACGTTCGTCGCGCCGGACGTGCTGTTCGTGCTCCAGCTCCCCCTCCTGCCCGACCTGACGCTGTATTTCCCCTTCGATTTCTACATCCAGACCCCGATCCCGATGGCGCTGGGGTTCAGCGTCCTGCTCGCGCTGCTTGGCGTGTTGATCAACCTTCTCGTGGGCGTGCCGGTCGCCTACGCCGTCACCCGTTACGACTTCCGCGGCCGACGGCTGATGAACACCTTCGCCGTCCTCCCGATCGTCCCGGGGATCATCCTCGGGATCGCCTTCCTGAAGACCTACCCCGGCCTGCCGAGCGTCATCGCCCTCGTCCTGGGCTACTCGCTTTTGAAGATCCCCTACATGGTGCTTGCCGTCCAGTCCTCCTTCGAGTCGATGGACCTCAGGCAGATGGAGGAGAGCGCCCGGTCGCTGGGGGCGTCCTGGACGACCACCTTCCTGCGGGTGATCGTCCCCGGCGCCAAACAGGGGATCATCTCCGGGTCGATCATCTGCTGGACGCTCGCGGCCGCCGAGTTCAACTTCTCCTACGTCGTCTACTCGAGCGGTCCACGGCCGTTCTCGCTATTCCTGTTCGAGAACATCTCGAACAACCCCTTCCTGCGGGCCGCGGCCGCCATCTCCATCTACTTCGTCATCGTGGCCGCGGTGACGGCGCTTCTGAACTACGTCGGCGAGAACGGCTTCTCGGTCGGAGGTGTCAGATAG
- a CDS encoding MFS transporter gives MTGGTRRLVGLVTGWQTVASSCYYAPFAAAPFLSEAFGLSRFLVGVLVTTLTLGYTLALVPSGALVDTYGERPAFVGGLAGLGAGALAVTAAPSTLLLFVAAFVLGVAYASAMPATNRAIVAGVPADRQGLAIGLKQVGVTGGSAVSALVVATAAPAVATWRAGLAGLGVLALLVAGLFAVGYAGSPAAGGPTLPDVGSLRGNRAYVALVAAGLCLGAGLFTAVGYLTLYLTESVGATVAVAGAGFALAQVAGSAGRVGVGSVADRLARRLSWAPARAATLLLAGQAGVGAVLLAAFALSPPPALALALVAGVGFTVFGFTGLYYTALSALVDDEEVGAATAGGQTTLNVGALLAPPAFGLLADAGSYGLSWIALAAVVFAGVGLVGLTYARL, from the coding sequence GTGACTGGGGGAACCCGCCGGCTGGTCGGCCTGGTGACCGGCTGGCAGACCGTCGCGAGCAGCTGTTACTACGCCCCCTTCGCAGCCGCCCCGTTTCTCAGCGAGGCCTTCGGTCTCTCGCGCTTTCTGGTGGGCGTGCTCGTCACGACGCTGACGCTTGGCTACACGCTGGCGCTGGTCCCGAGCGGCGCCCTCGTCGACACCTACGGCGAGCGTCCGGCCTTCGTGGGCGGGCTGGCTGGCCTGGGCGCGGGCGCGCTCGCCGTGACCGCCGCACCCTCGACGCTTCTCCTCTTTGTGGCCGCGTTCGTCCTCGGGGTCGCCTACGCCTCGGCGATGCCGGCCACGAACCGCGCCATCGTCGCCGGCGTCCCCGCCGACAGGCAGGGACTCGCCATCGGGCTCAAGCAGGTCGGTGTCACCGGCGGGAGCGCGGTCTCCGCGCTGGTCGTCGCCACCGCTGCCCCGGCCGTCGCCACCTGGCGGGCCGGGCTGGCCGGCCTGGGCGTCCTCGCGCTCCTCGTCGCCGGCCTCTTCGCCGTCGGCTACGCCGGCAGCCCGGCAGCGGGCGGGCCGACGCTCCCCGACGTGGGCTCGCTGCGTGGCAACCGCGCCTACGTCGCGCTCGTGGCCGCGGGGCTCTGTCTCGGCGCGGGCCTCTTTACTGCGGTCGGCTACCTGACGCTGTATCTCACCGAGTCCGTCGGCGCGACCGTCGCGGTCGCCGGCGCCGGCTTCGCGCTCGCTCAGGTCGCCGGCAGCGCCGGCCGGGTCGGGGTCGGCAGTGTGGCCGACCGGCTGGCCCGGCGGCTCTCCTGGGCCCCCGCCCGCGCGGCGACGCTGCTTCTCGCCGGGCAGGCCGGCGTCGGTGCGGTCCTGCTCGCCGCGTTCGCGCTCTCGCCTCCGCCTGCGCTCGCGCTCGCCCTCGTGGCCGGCGTCGGCTTCACCGTCTTCGGGTTCACCGGGCTGTACTACACCGCCCTGTCGGCGCTGGTCGACGACGAGGAGGTGGGCGCCGCGACCGCCGGCGGGCAGACGACGCTCAACGTCGGCGCGCTCCTGGCTCCGCCGGCGTTCGGGCTGCTCGCCGACGCCGGATCCTACGGCCTCTCCTGGATTGCCCTGGCGGCGGTCGTGTTCGCGGGTGTGGGGCTGGTCGGGCTGACCTACGCCCGGCTGTAA
- the hemC gene encoding hydroxymethylbilane synthase, with translation MSTRGRTLRLATRGSELALRQAAIVRDLLATRRLEVELVEVETTGDQLRDELIHRLGTTGAFVRSLDEKVIDGELDAAVHSMKDMPTDQPPELVVAGIPERAAAGDVLVTPDGTDLADLPSGAVIGTSSLRRRAQLLARRPDLEVEGLRGNVDTRVEKLLAPSLQREHERRIEAAEGEDDSDNDEDEEFDQSVEEWFDGLAEVERRALEREVDTEYDAICLAEAGLARSGLLHHLESQRLDPTEFVPAPGQGAIAVTALDGEVAETVHAAVDHPPTRVETTVERTVLSELGGGCVAPLGVHARLQGEVVTAAARVLSQDGTEEVAGERELPVERHAEAAVEFAADLAEEGAKRLVEQAARESADGAKRE, from the coding sequence ATGAGTACGCGCGGCCGGACGCTGCGGCTGGCGACCCGGGGCTCGGAGCTGGCCCTCCGCCAGGCCGCCATCGTCCGGGACCTGCTCGCCACCCGGCGTCTGGAGGTCGAACTCGTCGAGGTGGAGACGACGGGCGACCAGCTCCGGGACGAGCTGATCCACCGGCTCGGCACCACGGGCGCCTTCGTCCGCAGCCTCGACGAGAAGGTCATCGACGGCGAACTCGACGCGGCGGTCCACTCGATGAAGGACATGCCCACCGACCAGCCCCCCGAGCTGGTGGTGGCGGGGATCCCCGAGCGCGCCGCCGCGGGCGACGTGCTCGTCACGCCCGACGGAACCGACCTGGCGGACCTGCCCTCCGGAGCAGTCATCGGCACCTCCAGCCTCCGCCGGCGCGCCCAGTTACTCGCCCGCCGGCCCGACCTCGAGGTCGAGGGGCTCCGGGGCAACGTCGACACCCGCGTCGAGAAGCTGCTCGCGCCCTCGCTGCAGCGCGAACACGAGCGCCGTATCGAGGCCGCCGAGGGCGAGGACGACAGCGACAACGACGAGGACGAGGAGTTCGACCAGTCAGTCGAGGAGTGGTTCGACGGGCTCGCCGAGGTCGAGCGCCGCGCCCTGGAGCGGGAGGTCGACACCGAGTACGACGCCATCTGTCTCGCGGAGGCGGGGCTGGCCCGCAGCGGCCTCCTCCACCACCTCGAGTCCCAGCGCCTGGACCCGACCGAGTTCGTCCCCGCACCGGGCCAGGGGGCCATCGCCGTCACCGCGCTGGACGGCGAGGTCGCGGAGACGGTCCACGCCGCCGTCGACCACCCGCCGACCCGGGTCGAGACCACCGTCGAGCGGACGGTCCTCTCGGAGCTTGGCGGGGGGTGCGTGGCGCCGCTGGGCGTTCACGCCCGCCTCCAGGGGGAGGTCGTCACCGCGGCCGCCCGCGTCCTCTCGCAGGACGGCACCGAGGAGGTCGCTGGCGAGCGGGAGCTGCCGGTCGAGCGCCACGCCGAGGCGGCAGTCGAGTTCGCCGCTGACCTGGCCGAGGAGGGGGCGAAACGGCTCGTGGAACAGGCCGCCCGCGAGAGCGCCGACGGGGCCAAGCGAGAATGA
- the cobA gene encoding uroporphyrinogen-III C-methyltransferase, with translation MTGPSDGTGDGEVPAAGADTPTADGTVYLVGSGPGDPELLTVKARRLLGEADTILHDKLPGPDILDDIPDEKREDVGKRAHGEGTSQSYINERLVELAREGQTVVRLKGGDPTVFGRGGEEMAYLAESGVPFEVVPAVTSAVAGPAVAGIPVTHRDHASTVTFVTGHEDPAKADSAVDWDALAATGGTIVVLMGVTRLPEYAATLVEAGMDPATPVALVERATRDGQQVATGTLETIVEARDTAGIEPPALTVIGDVAATRERVVDFLTTTEVSES, from the coding sequence ATGACGGGCCCGAGCGACGGGACCGGCGACGGCGAGGTACCGGCCGCCGGAGCCGATACACCGACCGCCGACGGGACGGTCTACCTGGTCGGCTCGGGTCCGGGCGACCCGGAGTTGCTGACGGTGAAGGCCCGCCGGCTGCTCGGGGAGGCCGACACCATCCTTCACGACAAGCTTCCCGGCCCGGACATCCTCGATGACATCCCCGACGAGAAACGCGAGGACGTCGGCAAGCGCGCCCACGGCGAGGGGACCTCCCAGTCCTACATCAACGAGCGGCTGGTCGAACTCGCCCGCGAGGGGCAGACGGTCGTCCGCCTGAAGGGCGGCGACCCGACGGTCTTCGGCCGCGGTGGCGAGGAGATGGCGTATCTCGCCGAGTCCGGCGTCCCCTTCGAGGTGGTGCCCGCAGTCACCTCCGCCGTCGCCGGGCCGGCGGTGGCGGGGATCCCGGTCACCCACCGCGACCACGCCTCGACTGTCACGTTCGTGACGGGCCACGAGGACCCCGCGAAGGCGGACTCGGCCGTCGACTGGGACGCGCTGGCCGCGACCGGCGGGACCATCGTCGTCCTGATGGGGGTGACTCGCCTGCCCGAGTACGCGGCGACACTGGTCGAGGCCGGGATGGACCCCGCCACGCCGGTCGCGCTCGTCGAACGGGCCACCCGGGACGGCCAGCAGGTCGCCACCGGAACCCTCGAGACCATCGTGGAGGCCCGCGACACCGCCGGTATCGAGCCTCCCGCGCTCACCGTCATCGGCGACGTCGCCGCCACCCGCGAGCGGGTCGTCGACTTCCTGACCACCACGGAGGTCTCGGAATCGTGA
- a CDS encoding substrate-binding domain-containing protein: MPSRRQFLIGTGAAGVTALSAGCSAGGGTPEDSGSGGGGSTGGSGNTETYEVGFGDYETTVSPSSFPEKLFIYAVQTGWSNWGALMQEFENEYGVPLNDDQRSSGEALSHARQNAQDPNHSAMNGGYTFGVVARNDGLTQPYKPANYDKVPDSLKTDDGHVTATRRMTTAVVYRKDLYEEQGIAPPETWEDLKREAVAAKTQYQPPQAAVGLAGALSINNAYGGSLDDVQPVIDFYNDVKSKGAVFAGNVEQKFSKGEIQTFVEYDYTGLDLKYNADSVSEDQVGVKFLNGPEGKGALNQPYGYAMLKGAPNPEACKLFMDYVLSKQGQKKFFDAFVRPIRADELDTPEKFPSTDRYQGTEFQVDYGKLVDTQESIIQEIGQGVGLTGY, encoded by the coding sequence ATGCCTTCCAGACGGCAGTTCCTGATCGGAACGGGTGCAGCAGGTGTGACCGCGCTGTCGGCCGGCTGTTCCGCGGGTGGCGGAACGCCCGAGGACTCCGGCAGCGGTGGCGGCGGGTCGACCGGGGGGTCGGGCAACACCGAGACTTACGAGGTCGGCTTCGGCGACTACGAGACGACCGTCAGTCCCAGCAGCTTCCCGGAGAAGCTGTTCATCTACGCGGTCCAGACCGGCTGGTCGAACTGGGGCGCGCTGATGCAGGAGTTCGAAAACGAGTACGGCGTCCCGCTGAACGACGACCAGCGCTCCTCGGGGGAGGCGCTCTCCCACGCCCGCCAGAACGCCCAGGACCCCAACCACTCGGCGATGAACGGCGGCTACACCTTCGGCGTCGTCGCCCGCAACGACGGGCTGACCCAGCCCTACAAGCCGGCCAACTACGACAAGGTGCCGGACTCGCTGAAGACCGACGACGGCCACGTCACCGCGACCCGGCGGATGACCACCGCGGTCGTCTACCGGAAGGACCTCTACGAGGAGCAGGGGATCGCCCCGCCCGAGACCTGGGAGGACCTCAAACGCGAGGCGGTCGCCGCCAAGACCCAGTACCAGCCCCCTCAGGCCGCCGTCGGGCTGGCCGGGGCGCTCTCGATCAACAACGCCTACGGCGGCTCGCTGGACGACGTCCAGCCGGTTATCGACTTCTACAACGACGTCAAGAGCAAGGGCGCGGTCTTCGCCGGCAACGTCGAACAGAAGTTCAGCAAAGGCGAGATCCAGACCTTCGTCGAGTACGACTACACCGGGCTGGACCTGAAGTACAACGCCGACTCCGTCTCCGAGGACCAGGTCGGCGTCAAGTTCCTCAACGGCCCCGAGGGGAAGGGCGCGCTGAACCAGCCCTACGGCTACGCGATGCTGAAAGGCGCCCCCAACCCCGAGGCCTGCAAGCTGTTCATGGACTACGTGCTCTCGAAGCAAGGGCAAAAGAAGTTCTTCGACGCCTTCGTCCGCCCGATCCGCGCGGACGAACTCGACACGCCGGAGAAGTTCCCCTCGACCGACCGCTACCAGGGCACGGAGTTCCAGGTCGACTACGGGAAGCTGGTCGACACCCAGGAGAGCATCATCCAGGAGATCGGCCAGGGCGTGGGGCTGACCGGTTACTGA